In Gemmata obscuriglobus, a single genomic region encodes these proteins:
- a CDS encoding ISAs1 family transposase, translated as MSPCTLVDALAAVPDPRSKHGLIHPLAPFLGLVALAMLMGRTSLNGIARFGRQHGPALAHALGFRRGKTPAVSTLSRTLRRFDADQLEHVLSYWIASRVDPAAFTHISIDGKTLRGSRNGAIPGQHLLAAYAPTVGAVLAQVKVDASTNEHKAALTLLGILPLRGKVVVGDAMFCQRDLAEEVVGAGGDYVLTVKDNQPGLGIDIRAGFAFETAARSIAAATSPWGSASARPEPHRHDRR; from the coding sequence ATGTCTCCTTGCACCCTGGTCGATGCCCTGGCGGCGGTTCCCGATCCCCGCAGCAAGCACGGCCTTATCCACCCACTCGCCCCCTTCCTCGGACTCGTCGCCCTCGCCATGCTCATGGGGCGCACCAGCCTCAATGGCATCGCTCGCTTCGGGCGACAGCACGGACCCGCCCTCGCCCATGCCCTCGGCTTCCGACGCGGCAAGACCCCGGCCGTTTCCACGCTCTCCCGCACCCTGCGACGCTTCGACGCCGACCAACTGGAGCACGTCCTCTCGTACTGGATCGCCAGCCGCGTCGACCCGGCCGCCTTCACACACATCTCCATCGACGGCAAGACCCTTCGAGGCTCTCGCAACGGCGCGATCCCCGGTCAGCACCTGCTGGCCGCATACGCCCCCACCGTCGGTGCCGTACTCGCCCAGGTCAAGGTCGATGCGAGCACCAACGAGCACAAGGCCGCCTTGACGCTCCTCGGCATTCTGCCGCTGCGAGGGAAGGTCGTGGTCGGCGACGCCATGTTCTGCCAGCGAGACCTGGCCGAGGAGGTGGTCGGGGCCGGCGGCGACTACGTGCTCACGGTGAAGGACAACCAACCCGGATTGGGGATCGACATCCGAGCCGGGTTCGCCTTCGAGACCGCCGCCCGATCGATCGCGGCGGCCACTTCCCCCTGGGGATCGGCCTCCGCCCGCCCCGAGCCGCATCGCCACGACCGTCGATAA
- a CDS encoding ISKra4 family transposase: protein MREACTRSRAQTVADHTRCRLGFTDREGRAKRGRARTCAKTHPGRSKGPHTRTVVTAVGPIELERRYFHCPTCGQGEFGADRGLGLSGYVTPGACRMAVLLGVQQSFAKAEVTLAEVVGWELDDNTIRQLCHATAAQATATRQHRSTAEVFTRAQAAARTERPVDSELHIDAGKVNTVEDGWRDLKMAVFARRERSAPTTAMDWEGRDLPTPLARSVIAAVEEASLFGKRCHDEATRLEWTDSSQMTVLGDGAEWLWNVSEQHFRDATQVLDFWHGAEYLASGAKAVFGPGVQAATAFVRGKSKLLEDGYPGLVDWIGELTGQMPAGGDGAALGGVLNYFCGQQGRLNYAVRLRRGQSIGSGLVEGTVKQLLNIRMKQTGARWNLGHVAPFVELGALAAGPEWKGFWENQ from the coding sequence CTGCGAGAAGCATGCACTCGATCAAGGGCGCAAACTGTTGCGGACCACACTCGGTGCCGCCTTGGGTTCACGGATCGAGAAGGACGAGCAAAAAGGGGGCGCGCCCGCACCTGCGCGAAGACGCACCCCGGGCGCTCCAAAGGACCGCACACCCGAACGGTTGTGACCGCCGTTGGTCCGATTGAGCTGGAGCGGAGGTATTTCCACTGCCCCACTTGCGGGCAAGGCGAGTTCGGAGCCGATCGCGGGCTGGGCCTCAGCGGCTACGTCACCCCGGGCGCCTGTCGGATGGCCGTCTTGCTGGGCGTCCAACAGTCCTTCGCCAAAGCCGAAGTGACTCTGGCCGAGGTGGTCGGCTGGGAATTGGACGACAACACCATCCGGCAACTCTGCCACGCCACGGCGGCCCAGGCCACCGCCACCCGGCAACACCGCTCGACCGCTGAAGTCTTCACCCGAGCCCAAGCCGCGGCCAGGACCGAGCGGCCGGTGGACAGCGAGTTGCACATCGACGCGGGCAAGGTCAACACTGTGGAGGACGGTTGGCGGGATCTCAAGATGGCCGTTTTTGCCCGGCGCGAGCGAAGTGCGCCGACCACGGCGATGGACTGGGAGGGACGCGACCTGCCAACCCCGTTGGCGCGGTCGGTGATCGCGGCCGTGGAGGAGGCGAGCCTGTTCGGGAAGCGGTGTCACGACGAGGCCACGCGACTGGAGTGGACCGATTCGAGCCAAATGACGGTACTGGGGGATGGGGCCGAGTGGTTGTGGAACGTGTCCGAGCAGCACTTCCGTGACGCGACCCAGGTCCTCGACTTCTGGCATGGGGCGGAGTACCTCGCCAGCGGGGCGAAGGCGGTGTTCGGTCCCGGGGTCCAAGCCGCGACGGCGTTTGTCCGGGGCAAGTCGAAGCTGCTGGAAGACGGATATCCCGGGTTGGTGGACTGGATCGGAGAACTGACCGGGCAGATGCCCGCCGGAGGCGACGGAGCCGCCTTGGGCGGCGTATTGAATTACTTTTGTGGCCAACAGGGGCGGTTGAATTATGCGGTGCGTTTGCGGCGGGGGCAGTCGATTGGAAGCGGGTTGGTGGAGGGAACGGTTAAGCAATTGCTCAACATCAGAATGAAACAAACTGGGGCGAGATGGAATCTGGGGCATGTGGCACCGTTTGTCGAACTGGGGGCATTAGCAGCGGGGCCGGAGTGGAAGGGGTTTTGGGAAAACCAATAA
- a CDS encoding GspE/PulE family protein: MQLLQTLVHRGLLPEGDRFRASEAIKASPDYPPHQVLIDKGFVREDALLPVLAEEFGLEQVDLSHAKIEKDVLAAMPQKLVHRKNLMPVARHNGTLIVATSDPFDVYALDELQTLTGLHVMPVLAPAREITRLIKQHFGVGGDTVAALAEEAKNQDDIELLEALETDDSEMAKAAQEASVVKLVNQILVEAANERASDIHVETEEKGIRIRYRIDGLLQNQNLPPEINRFALAIVSRLKIMARLNIAEKRLPQDGRIKMKVQGREIDVRVSIIPMIHGEGIVMRLLDKGRMSFNLKNCGMLPDIYGKFKQVIDRPHGIVLVTGPTGSGKSTTLYSALNEIKDEVTKIITVEDPVEYNQDGISQIQTHAKIGLTFSHALRSILRHDPDVILVGEIRDKETAEMAIQASLTGHMVFSTLHTNDAPSAFTRMIDMGVEPFLVSSTVEGVMAQRLVRTICPDCKTTYVPDPDELPLDFPGRKGAPQPAPDIAIQQGLVEMMNTGPAADGKLWKGTGCRACRQGGYRGRTGIHELLLNNDVMKELVVQRVNSSVIRLEALKAGMITLRQDGWRKVLNGTTTVDEVTRTTAGDIS, translated from the coding sequence ATGCAACTACTTCAGACCCTCGTTCACCGCGGCCTGCTCCCCGAGGGCGACCGGTTCCGCGCCAGCGAAGCGATCAAAGCCAGCCCCGACTACCCGCCCCACCAGGTCCTGATCGACAAGGGCTTCGTTCGCGAGGACGCGCTCCTGCCGGTCCTGGCCGAGGAGTTCGGCCTCGAACAGGTGGACCTGTCCCACGCGAAGATCGAAAAGGACGTGCTCGCGGCCATGCCGCAGAAGCTGGTCCACCGCAAGAACCTGATGCCGGTCGCGCGGCACAACGGCACCCTGATCGTCGCCACCAGCGACCCGTTCGACGTGTACGCGCTCGACGAGCTGCAGACGCTCACCGGGCTCCACGTGATGCCGGTGCTGGCCCCGGCCCGCGAGATCACCCGCCTCATCAAGCAGCACTTCGGGGTCGGCGGCGACACCGTCGCGGCGCTCGCCGAGGAGGCCAAGAACCAGGACGACATCGAGCTGCTCGAGGCGCTCGAGACCGACGACTCCGAGATGGCGAAGGCCGCCCAGGAGGCGTCGGTCGTCAAGCTCGTGAACCAGATCCTCGTGGAGGCGGCGAACGAGCGCGCCTCCGACATCCACGTCGAGACGGAAGAGAAGGGCATCCGCATCCGCTACCGGATCGACGGGCTGCTGCAGAACCAGAACCTGCCGCCGGAGATCAACCGGTTCGCGCTGGCGATCGTGAGCCGCCTGAAGATCATGGCGCGACTCAACATCGCCGAGAAGCGGCTCCCGCAGGACGGCCGCATCAAGATGAAGGTGCAGGGCCGCGAGATCGACGTCCGCGTGTCCATCATCCCGATGATCCACGGCGAGGGGATCGTCATGCGGCTGCTCGACAAGGGCCGCATGTCGTTCAACCTCAAGAACTGCGGGATGCTGCCGGACATCTACGGGAAGTTCAAGCAGGTCATCGACCGGCCCCACGGGATCGTCCTCGTCACCGGCCCCACCGGGTCCGGGAAGTCCACGACCCTCTACTCCGCGCTCAACGAGATCAAGGACGAGGTCACCAAGATCATCACGGTCGAGGACCCCGTCGAGTACAACCAGGACGGCATCTCCCAGATCCAGACGCACGCGAAGATCGGGCTCACGTTCAGCCACGCGCTGCGCTCGATCCTGCGGCACGACCCGGACGTGATCCTGGTGGGCGAGATCCGCGACAAGGAGACCGCCGAGATGGCGATCCAGGCGTCGCTCACCGGCCACATGGTGTTCAGCACGCTGCACACCAACGACGCGCCCAGCGCGTTCACCCGCATGATCGACATGGGCGTCGAGCCGTTCCTCGTGTCCTCGACGGTGGAAGGGGTGATGGCCCAGCGGCTGGTGCGGACCATCTGCCCGGACTGCAAGACCACCTACGTGCCCGACCCGGACGAGCTGCCGCTGGACTTCCCCGGCCGCAAGGGCGCCCCGCAGCCGGCCCCGGACATCGCGATCCAGCAAGGGCTGGTGGAGATGATGAACACCGGCCCGGCGGCCGACGGGAAGCTGTGGAAGGGGACGGGGTGCCGCGCGTGCCGCCAGGGCGGGTACCGAGGCCGGACCGGCATCCACGAGCTGCTGCTCAACAACGACGTGATGAAGGAGCTGGTGGTCCAGCGGGTGAACTCGAGCGTCATCCGCCTGGAGGCGCTCAAGGCCGGGATGATCACGCTCCGCCAGGACGGGTGGCGCAAGGTGCTCAACGGCACCACCACCGTCGACGAGGTGACCCGCACCACCGCGGGCGACATCTCATAA
- a CDS encoding Bax inhibitor-1 family protein gives MSYLVDGYHSEPVAAAPPNVRLAFIRRTYAHLTGAILAFVGIEAVLLESGLGRDIVRSVFMGGGNMAWLGLMVLFVVGGLAAQAMARSRQSIGLQYAGLTLYVLLEVVIFLPILIVATQAPQYAGKALPLQAGIVTLAAFAGLTAAVFLSGKDFSFLGPILWVGALLALGLVIAAVIGGFSLGLVFAVAMVALACGFIIYDTSNIIHHYGTDQHVSASLQLFASVALLFWYVLRIFMSVSNDD, from the coding sequence ATGAGTTACCTCGTTGACGGCTACCACAGTGAACCGGTCGCGGCGGCGCCGCCGAACGTGCGGCTCGCGTTCATCCGCCGCACCTACGCCCACCTGACCGGTGCGATCCTGGCGTTCGTCGGGATTGAGGCCGTTCTGCTCGAGTCGGGCCTCGGCCGGGACATCGTCCGCTCCGTCTTCATGGGCGGCGGGAACATGGCCTGGCTGGGCCTGATGGTGCTGTTCGTGGTCGGCGGGCTGGCGGCGCAGGCGATGGCCCGGTCGCGTCAGTCGATCGGGTTGCAGTACGCGGGCCTCACCCTGTACGTGCTGCTCGAAGTGGTCATCTTCCTGCCGATCCTCATCGTGGCGACGCAGGCGCCGCAGTACGCGGGCAAGGCGCTGCCCCTCCAGGCCGGGATCGTGACGCTCGCGGCGTTCGCCGGGCTGACGGCCGCGGTGTTCCTGTCCGGTAAGGACTTCTCCTTCCTCGGCCCGATCCTGTGGGTGGGGGCCCTGCTCGCGCTGGGGCTGGTGATCGCGGCGGTGATCGGCGGGTTCAGCCTGGGGCTGGTGTTCGCCGTGGCGATGGTGGCCCTCGCGTGCGGGTTCATCATCTACGACACGTCGAACATCATCCACCACTACGGCACGGACCAGCACGTGTCGGCCTCGCTGCAACTGTTCGCCTCGGTGGCGCTGCTGTTCTGGTACGTGCTCCGCATCTTCATGAGCGTCAGCAACGACGACTGA
- a CDS encoding ISAs1 family transposase produces the protein MQTTSILTCSPTWAGVKQGFQLTRERTVRGQTTVEVHFGITSLSAEKADAATLLNHVRTHWRIENELHYVRDVTLGEDACRVRMGHAPQVLAALRNAVVHLWREVKAVSCPEAIERLQMDPAMAKGLIGVT, from the coding sequence CTGCAAACGACCTCGATTCTGACGTGCTCGCCGACGTGGGCGGGGGTGAAGCAGGGCTTCCAGTTGACGCGTGAGCGGACGGTCCGAGGCCAAACGACGGTCGAAGTGCATTTCGGCATCACGAGCCTGTCGGCCGAGAAGGCGGATGCGGCCACACTCCTGAACCATGTGCGGACGCACTGGCGCATCGAGAACGAACTGCATTACGTGCGTGACGTGACACTGGGCGAGGACGCGTGTCGTGTGCGCATGGGGCACGCACCACAGGTGCTGGCGGCGCTGCGGAACGCCGTGGTGCACCTGTGGCGTGAGGTCAAGGCGGTGAGTTGCCCGGAGGCGATCGAGCGGCTCCAGATGGACCCGGCAATGGCCAAGGGACTTATCGGAGTTACGTAG
- a CDS encoding DUF11 domain-containing protein has translation MSVRLAAVIALAATVTAGGCTYTPGYFPYLIPPGPIEQTHAKPGGRGYFRDFDPKSHRLEVKPGGLVNAPLGSQIVLVATVYDKDGTPRRDRRVEWIVEGPGNIIEADESGVTRGRGYLIDNKRAVTHTSYVPKTITRGNDDPKDDVAVEPGQTFVVLSSAIPGETVVTAYAPEVFNWDNGRVVTKVMWGDARFKFPEPVTVRVGGETTLATSINPTATDAGGNFRVRYRVLEGPPATLVAAGNETVALSGSGGKEAEASLEGSNEATVRLVQRDPKAGKTRVAVEVVKPSESGVGPGAVVGRRETTIEWAAPSVKLKMTAPPVAGPNRPFPVTVTLENVAGVDSRDARISVALSDGATLERSDPPPTGLDKSGALTFDLPPVSGKGKQQVTLQVVPAKLGAVTVRADAVTGDGLQADTSETVRVEQAKLQVLVEAPAIALAGEKIAARVLVTNTGAAAAANVTVWARADDGLAPAADRKPIELPAGTLNPGQTKSLDLPLSAKAAGKFGVRASATGDGNLSGTAEPLTIEVRRAELAVAVSGSKLAYLNQQVSWTVTVTNRGDAAVSNVVVRAAVPAEVKVTAADGGSVGAGPVQWKIAELAPGAQKSFTLDADAVRLAPQGAVTVSALGDAVSNGKAVGAPVEARGEAAVAIIGTAALALELATPPGVVEAGKRAKYQIRVKNQGTVSARNIEVSATATPELKFVRGSGAAEGRADANGRITFTAVEELPPGRTLTFTVEMDAAQAGDARFKAEVKAAHLTNPLREEQATRVTGR, from the coding sequence ATGTCTGTACGCCTCGCCGCTGTTATCGCTCTCGCCGCGACCGTGACCGCGGGCGGGTGTACGTACACCCCGGGATACTTCCCGTACCTCATCCCGCCGGGGCCGATCGAGCAGACGCACGCCAAACCGGGCGGGCGCGGGTACTTCCGCGACTTCGACCCCAAGTCGCACCGCCTTGAGGTCAAACCCGGCGGGCTCGTCAACGCCCCTCTCGGGTCGCAGATCGTCCTCGTGGCAACCGTGTACGACAAGGACGGGACGCCGCGCCGTGACCGGCGCGTGGAGTGGATCGTCGAGGGGCCGGGGAACATCATTGAGGCCGACGAGTCCGGGGTCACCCGCGGGCGCGGGTACCTCATCGACAACAAGCGCGCCGTCACGCACACGTCCTACGTCCCCAAAACCATAACCCGGGGCAACGACGACCCGAAGGACGATGTGGCGGTCGAACCGGGGCAAACGTTCGTCGTGCTCAGCTCCGCGATCCCGGGCGAGACGGTCGTGACGGCGTACGCGCCAGAGGTGTTCAACTGGGACAACGGCCGCGTCGTGACGAAGGTGATGTGGGGCGACGCGCGGTTCAAGTTCCCCGAGCCGGTGACCGTGCGGGTCGGCGGCGAGACCACGCTCGCGACCAGCATCAACCCGACCGCGACCGACGCCGGCGGCAACTTCCGCGTTCGCTACCGCGTGCTCGAAGGGCCGCCGGCCACGCTGGTCGCCGCCGGTAACGAAACGGTCGCCCTGTCCGGGTCCGGCGGGAAGGAGGCGGAGGCGAGCCTCGAGGGCAGCAACGAGGCGACCGTGCGGCTCGTCCAGCGCGACCCCAAGGCCGGCAAAACGCGGGTCGCGGTGGAGGTGGTGAAGCCGTCCGAAAGCGGCGTGGGGCCGGGCGCCGTGGTGGGCCGGCGCGAGACCACCATCGAATGGGCCGCGCCCTCGGTGAAGCTCAAAATGACCGCCCCGCCGGTGGCCGGCCCCAACAGGCCGTTCCCGGTCACGGTGACGCTCGAAAACGTGGCCGGTGTGGACAGCCGGGACGCGCGCATCAGCGTCGCGCTTTCGGACGGCGCCACCCTCGAGCGCAGCGACCCGCCCCCGACCGGCCTGGACAAGAGCGGCGCTCTCACGTTCGACCTGCCGCCGGTGAGCGGGAAGGGCAAGCAGCAGGTCACGCTCCAGGTGGTGCCCGCGAAGCTCGGTGCGGTCACCGTTCGCGCCGACGCCGTCACCGGGGACGGGCTGCAGGCCGACACCAGCGAAACGGTGCGCGTCGAGCAGGCCAAGCTCCAGGTGCTCGTCGAGGCGCCTGCGATCGCGCTCGCGGGCGAGAAGATCGCGGCCCGCGTTTTGGTCACCAACACCGGCGCGGCCGCCGCGGCGAACGTGACGGTGTGGGCACGGGCGGACGACGGGTTGGCGCCCGCGGCCGACCGCAAACCGATCGAGCTTCCGGCCGGTACGCTCAACCCGGGCCAAACGAAGTCGCTCGACTTGCCGCTCAGCGCCAAAGCGGCCGGCAAGTTCGGCGTCCGCGCCAGCGCCACGGGGGACGGGAACCTTTCCGGCACGGCCGAACCGCTGACGATCGAGGTGCGGCGCGCCGAACTGGCCGTTGCGGTGAGCGGGTCGAAGCTCGCGTACCTCAACCAGCAGGTCTCCTGGACCGTTACCGTGACGAACCGCGGCGACGCGGCGGTGTCGAACGTGGTCGTCCGCGCCGCCGTGCCGGCGGAGGTGAAGGTGACGGCCGCGGACGGCGGGTCGGTCGGCGCCGGTCCCGTTCAGTGGAAGATTGCGGAACTGGCCCCCGGGGCGCAGAAGTCGTTCACGCTCGACGCCGACGCGGTCCGGCTGGCGCCGCAGGGGGCCGTGACGGTGTCGGCGCTCGGCGACGCGGTCAGCAACGGGAAGGCGGTCGGCGCGCCGGTCGAGGCCCGCGGCGAGGCGGCCGTGGCGATCATCGGGACGGCCGCCCTGGCGCTGGAACTGGCCACGCCCCCGGGGGTCGTGGAGGCCGGCAAGCGGGCGAAGTACCAGATCCGCGTGAAGAACCAGGGCACCGTCTCGGCCCGGAACATCGAAGTGTCCGCGACCGCGACCCCCGAACTGAAGTTCGTCCGCGGCAGCGGGGCCGCCGAGGGCCGCGCCGACGCGAACGGGCGCATCACGTTCACCGCCGTCGAGGAGTTACCGCCCGGCCGAACGCTCACGTTCACGGTCGAAATGGACGCGGCTCAGGCGGGCGACGCGCGGTTCAAGGCCGAGGTGAAGGCGGCGCACCTGACGAACCCGCTACGTGAGGAGCAGGCGACCCGCGTCACCGGACGATAG
- a CDS encoding DUF1571 domain-containing protein, whose translation MRAKAWLAVAFAGVLGVGAVVAQPPKGGAPKTEAPKAPEGAKITDPLATMIAEAKGALGKTRDYTCTFTRQEVVKGALSAEQVAEMKVRLNPGGVYVRFARPDAIAGMEVAYTAARKNDKFRYRPAGVGGAKGFRTLDLDDSKFLAENRHPVADWTMSAVVDRVATAAAREKALNNPVEVYTGDFQFAGRNVTRYEIFTRRPHAFRHAHRTLVYVDKETKLPLRYEAYDQPKSGAAVGDLFEAYSFSDVKRNVGLGEAVFDL comes from the coding sequence ATGCGCGCGAAGGCGTGGCTGGCGGTGGCGTTTGCCGGGGTACTCGGCGTGGGGGCGGTCGTCGCCCAGCCGCCGAAGGGCGGGGCGCCCAAAACCGAAGCGCCTAAAGCGCCCGAGGGTGCCAAAATTACCGACCCGCTCGCGACCATGATCGCGGAGGCGAAGGGCGCGCTGGGCAAAACCCGCGACTACACCTGCACCTTCACCCGCCAGGAGGTGGTGAAGGGCGCGCTGTCGGCCGAGCAGGTCGCGGAGATGAAGGTGCGGCTGAACCCGGGCGGCGTGTACGTGCGGTTCGCCCGCCCGGACGCGATCGCGGGCATGGAAGTCGCCTACACCGCGGCCCGCAAGAATGACAAGTTCCGGTACCGCCCGGCGGGCGTCGGCGGCGCGAAGGGGTTCCGCACCCTCGACCTGGACGACTCGAAGTTCCTGGCCGAGAACCGGCACCCCGTCGCCGACTGGACGATGTCGGCCGTCGTCGATCGCGTCGCGACCGCCGCGGCCCGCGAGAAGGCGCTGAACAACCCGGTGGAGGTCTACACGGGCGACTTCCAGTTCGCCGGCCGCAACGTGACCCGCTACGAGATCTTCACCCGCCGGCCGCACGCGTTCCGCCACGCCCACCGCACGCTGGTGTACGTCGACAAGGAAACGAAGCTGCCGCTCCGGTACGAGGCCTACGACCAGCCGAAGTCCGGCGCCGCGGTCGGCGACCTGTTCGAGGCGTACAGCTTCAGCGACGTGAAGCGGAACGTCGGGCTGGGCGAAGCCGTGTTCGACCTCTGA